In a genomic window of Bradyrhizobium ontarionense:
- a CDS encoding amidohydrolase family protein, with amino-acid sequence MSRCATISRRGLLIGAAAAATLPRLGTAQSTEAVRWSAGTASPAAKAPPKATDCHFHTYDSNYPAAPGATLTPPDASPDDYMALQRRIGTIRGVLVTPSTYGTDNSLQLASMKALGPDNFRMVAVVAEDVSDAELRRLDSLGARGVRFNLPFPGPLSVASLEKLSPRLAALGWHCEINMRPQQLEATQDMLSRLPSRIVIDHLGALPADGLNSASYAIIRRLLDKGNTWVKLSGAYLSSKSPYVQSAAITAAYVRAAPERVVWGSDWPHPTRKADDKPDDAELFDLMANAMPDQAALQRVLVSSPAELYGFAT; translated from the coding sequence ATGAGCAGATGCGCCACCATCTCGCGCCGCGGCCTGTTGATCGGCGCTGCTGCCGCCGCCACGCTGCCGCGCCTTGGAACGGCCCAATCGACGGAAGCCGTCCGTTGGTCGGCAGGAACGGCCTCGCCTGCGGCAAAGGCGCCGCCGAAGGCGACCGACTGTCACTTCCATACCTACGATTCCAACTATCCCGCCGCGCCCGGCGCGACGCTCACCCCACCTGACGCTTCGCCGGATGACTACATGGCGCTGCAGCGGCGTATCGGCACTATCAGGGGCGTGCTGGTGACGCCGTCGACCTACGGCACGGACAACAGCCTGCAGCTTGCATCCATGAAGGCGCTCGGCCCCGACAATTTCAGGATGGTGGCGGTGGTCGCCGAGGATGTCTCGGATGCCGAGCTCAGGCGGCTCGACTCGCTCGGCGCCCGCGGCGTCCGTTTCAACCTGCCCTTCCCCGGTCCGCTCTCGGTCGCTTCGCTCGAAAAACTGTCGCCGCGGCTTGCGGCGCTTGGCTGGCACTGCGAGATCAACATGCGGCCGCAGCAGCTCGAAGCGACGCAGGACATGCTCTCGAGGCTGCCGTCGCGCATTGTGATCGATCATCTTGGTGCGCTGCCGGCCGACGGCCTCAACAGCGCATCCTATGCAATCATTCGCAGGCTGCTCGACAAGGGCAACACCTGGGTCAAGCTCTCCGGTGCCTATCTCAGCAGCAAGTCGCCCTATGTCCAAAGTGCCGCCATCACTGCGGCCTATGTCCGCGCCGCCCCCGAACGCGTGGTCTGGGGCAGCGACTGGCCGCACCCGACCCGGAAGGCCGACGACAAGCCTGACGATGCGGAGCTGTTCGATCTGATGGCGAACGCGATGCCGGACCAGGCCGCGCTGCAGCGGGTCCTGGTCTCTTCGCCGGCGGAGCTCTATGGATTTGCGACATGA
- a CDS encoding SMP-30/gluconolactonase/LRE family protein: protein MSWFAPPRRIDTQIFTRLPDHFRNARRSAWADANQGGRAIDSFLEGPSFDRNGRLYVTDIPFGRIFRISPDGAWTQIAEYDGWPNGLKIHADGRIFITDYKRGLMLLDPETGQVTPFLETAATESFKGVNDLVFGRSGTLYFTDQGQTGMHDPTGRVWLLGTDGRLTCLVDTIPSPNGIVVDPEETFLLVAVTRANQVWRIPLSQSGITTKVGVFVNLHGGPGGPDGLALDRDGNLLICHTGFGSVWRVSSVAEPLDRIVSYAGVGTTNLAFGGAGNRSLFITESRTGSILRAELETPGLPMYSHA from the coding sequence ATGAGCTGGTTCGCACCGCCCCGTCGTATCGACACCCAAATCTTCACCCGGCTGCCGGATCACTTCCGCAACGCCAGGCGCAGCGCCTGGGCCGACGCCAATCAGGGCGGCCGCGCCATCGACAGCTTTCTCGAAGGCCCCTCCTTCGATCGCAACGGCCGGCTTTACGTCACCGATATTCCGTTCGGCCGGATCTTTCGTATCAGTCCGGACGGTGCGTGGACTCAGATCGCCGAATATGACGGCTGGCCGAACGGCCTGAAGATCCACGCCGACGGACGCATCTTCATCACCGACTACAAACGCGGCCTGATGCTGCTCGATCCCGAGACGGGTCAAGTCACGCCGTTCCTCGAGACCGCTGCGACCGAGAGCTTCAAGGGCGTCAACGATCTGGTGTTCGGACGCTCCGGCACGCTCTATTTCACCGACCAGGGCCAGACCGGCATGCACGACCCGACCGGCCGCGTCTGGCTCCTCGGCACGGACGGCCGTCTGACCTGCCTGGTCGACACGATCCCCAGTCCGAACGGCATCGTGGTCGATCCCGAGGAGACCTTCCTTCTGGTGGCCGTGACCCGCGCCAACCAAGTGTGGCGCATTCCGCTGTCGCAAAGCGGCATCACGACCAAGGTCGGCGTGTTCGTCAACCTGCATGGTGGCCCCGGCGGTCCGGATGGTCTGGCGCTCGACCGCGACGGCAATCTCCTGATCTGCCACACCGGCTTCGGCTCGGTGTGGCGCGTGTCATCCGTGGCCGAACCGCTCGACCGCATCGTGTCATACGCCGGCGTCGGCACCACCAATCTCGCGTTCGGCGGCGCCGGCAATCGCAGCCTGTTCATCACCGAGAGCCGGACCGGCTCGATCCTGCGGGCTGAGCTCGAGACGCCGGGCCTGCCGATGTATTCGCACGCGTGA